One part of the Suncus etruscus isolate mSunEtr1 chromosome 2, mSunEtr1.pri.cur, whole genome shotgun sequence genome encodes these proteins:
- the COQ5 gene encoding LOW QUALITY PROTEIN: 2-methoxy-6-polyprenyl-1,4-benzoquinol methylase, mitochondrial (The sequence of the model RefSeq protein was modified relative to this genomic sequence to represent the inferred CDS: deleted 1 base in 1 codon), producing the protein MESAAAASGSRRPDVPGRELHDGTCSPSSRDPGGRRGSNRGPSRPAACEANARPAAVLAPRPQEQALEGDGRLRGSWTLAAAVASGACALPPAVTPTKMAAPIGRALRGCCGRRWAPWSPLLGPPGVRCRSQGARAAETHFGFETVKEEEKSGKVYQVFESVAKKYDVMNDMMSLGIHRVWKDLLLSKMHPLPGTQLLDVAGGTGDIAFRFLSYVQAQQQRKLKRQLRAQQNLSWEEIARKYQKEDEDALGGSRAVVCDINKEMLKIGKQKARSHEYGAGLSWVVGDAEELPFDDDKFDFYTIAFGIRNTTHIDQVLQEAHRVLKPGGRFLCLEFSQVNNPLLSRLYDLYSFQVIPVLGEVIAGDWKSYQYLCGKYPRFPCQEEFKEMIEDAGFLKATYQSLTSGIVAIHSGFKALTPVEGWNR; encoded by the exons gctcgagggaccctgggggacgccggggatcgaaccggggcCCGTCCCGGCCGGCCGCCTGCGAAGCGAACGCCCGCCCCGCCGCCGTGCTAGCGCCTCGGCCGCAGGAACAAGCCCTGGAGGGCGACGGCCGTCTTCGAGGAAGCTGGACCCTCGCGGCCGCCGTCGCTTCCGGCGCGTGCGCGTTGCCGCCCGCTGTCACTCCGACCAAGATGGCGGCCCCCATCGGCCGCGCGCTACGGGGCTGCTGCGGCCGCCGGTGGGCCCCGTGGTCCCCGCTGCTCGGGCCGCCGGGCGTGCGGTGCCGCTCCCAGGGCGCGCGGGCGGCCGAGACGCACTTCGGGTTCGAGACcgtgaaggaggaggagaagagcgGCAAAG TCTACCAGGTGTTTGAAAGTGTGGCCAAGAAATACGATGTGATGAATGACATGATGAGTCTGGGCATCCACCGAGTTTGGAAGGATTTGCTGCTGTCGAAGATGCATCCGCTTCCGGGGACCCAGCTCCTCGATGTTGCTGGAGGCACAG GTGACATTGCCTTCCGCTTCCTCAGCTACGTTCAGGCGCAGCAGCAGAGGAAACTGAAGCGGCAGTTACGAGCccagcagaacttatcctgggaagAAATTGCCCGCAAGTACCAGAAGGAGGACGAGGACGCCCTGGGCGGCTCCCGGGCCGTGGTGTGCGACATCAACAAGGAGATGCTCAAGATTGGGAAGCAGAAAGCTCGAAGCCACGAATACGGAGCCG GGCTTTCATGGGTTGTGGGCGATGCTGAGGAGCTGCCCTTCGACGACGACAAGTTTGACTTCTACACGATTGCCTTCGGGATCCGGAACACCACACACATCGACCAG GTACTCCAGGAGGCCCATCGAGTCCTGAAGCCAGGCGGACGATTTCTGTGTCTGGAATTTAGCCAAGTGAACAATCCCCTTTTATCCAG ACTCTATGACCTGTACAGTTTCCAGGTCATTCCTGTCTTGGGAGAGGTCATTGCGGGCGACTGGAAATCCTACCAATACCTTTGTGGAAAGTATCCGAGGTTCCCATGTCAG gAAGAGTTCAAAGAAATGATAGAAGATGCC GGTTTTTTGAAGGCGACTTACCAGAGTCTGACGTCAGGCATTGTGGCCATTCATTCTGGCTTTAAAGCTCTGACACCTGTGGAAGGTTGGAACAGGTGA